Proteins encoded in a region of the Melioribacteraceae bacterium genome:
- a CDS encoding HNH endonuclease: MRSFFHHVGEVGANRDFPRTVFKSRLITEIADSIPNDNPAKYHLISQLTASFPYGEANCWGVPRGAKRVINSLQTGDLVLFVKSLHMPGEIPAMCIVNVFEKIELPKLSIALWGEDKFPYIFFFKTEKINLTWMEFIKYLNYRHNYDPRGTFCFVAENKLKRWSGSSGFHEYLIKKHLVADNPQINGSLVNEPSPDYSLSTTLAFDIGEASNSTIRDESVIYRILRDTSKSAQIKELYKNRCQLCDQCLENDFKTKTYSEVHHIRPLGQPHNGPDIIENMLCVCPNCHAKLDYGFIKLEKRRINYCDQHEINDEFINYHNKFIYK; encoded by the coding sequence ATGAGATCATTTTTTCACCATGTTGGAGAAGTTGGGGCAAATCGAGATTTCCCGAGAACTGTATTTAAAAGTAGATTAATTACAGAAATAGCAGATTCAATACCTAATGATAATCCAGCAAAATATCATCTTATCAGTCAATTAACAGCGTCTTTCCCTTATGGAGAAGCAAATTGTTGGGGCGTTCCCCGTGGCGCTAAACGCGTAATAAACAGTCTGCAAACTGGGGATTTAGTTCTATTTGTTAAATCATTACATATGCCGGGTGAAATACCAGCGATGTGTATTGTTAATGTTTTTGAAAAAATTGAGCTGCCAAAATTATCAATAGCTTTGTGGGGGGAAGACAAATTCCCTTATATCTTCTTCTTCAAAACAGAAAAAATAAATCTAACTTGGATGGAGTTTATAAAATATTTGAACTATAGACATAATTATGATCCAAGAGGTACATTTTGTTTTGTAGCTGAAAATAAGTTAAAACGTTGGAGTGGCAGTTCTGGATTTCATGAATATTTAATAAAAAAACACTTAGTTGCTGATAATCCCCAAATTAATGGTAGTTTAGTAAATGAACCATCTCCTGACTATAGTTTATCTACTACTCTAGCTTTTGATATAGGTGAAGCTTCTAATTCTACCATTCGTGATGAAAGTGTCATTTACCGGATTTTAAGAGATACATCTAAGTCAGCTCAAATTAAAGAGCTATATAAGAATCGTTGTCAACTTTGTGATCAATGTTTGGAAAACGACTTTAAAACAAAAACTTACTCTGAAGTGCATCATATAAGACCATTAGGGCAACCCCATAATGGACCAGATATTATTGAAAACATGCTGTGTGTTTGTCCGAACTGTCATGCTAAACTTGATTATGGATTCATAAAATTGGAGAAAAGGAGAATCAATTATTGCGATCAGCATGAAATAAACGATGAGTTTATAAACTATCATAATAAATTTATATACAAATAA